In Drosophila pseudoobscura strain MV-25-SWS-2005 chromosome 4, UCI_Dpse_MV25, whole genome shotgun sequence, the following proteins share a genomic window:
- the LOC26533476 gene encoding transcription initiation factor TFIID subunit 5-like isoform X2: MNHPEINQNQRPTSGPMEGAQKESPKANIFLCTVAALNEQVVTAIFSDRLCMMALGTSDSVIYMFELNLIVSRSNGSEVDEVGMDPSNSDDQFTLRGLEGPLYDGAFCQKCKYFVSCAVDFTVRLWCLSSRCILFNYIGHSWPIRSVVFTANGLFATASHSGIVTISKMDSIKPYRQFSAANNEPLTACLLHPAAYTYYCIVGCLNGAIRIWDYAGQCFEWRVFRGHKSAVTVLALSNCTFYLASGDASHITLVWDVRYQWVIRSLGQHLGPIRSIDFSLDNNLLVIGAGDKYRQLSIWDFKSLKQAEPQKKACNVSPLSNEHLLVFSHVNVAAPIAKIRFITYDILMGVCVDIPHVPWRNRSQISWIDRKCQMNAFLNQKIAN; the protein is encoded by the exons ATGAACCATCCAGAGATCAAT CAAAATCAAAGGCCCACATCCGGACCAATGGAGGGAGCCCAGAAGGAGAGCCCGAAGGCCAACATTTTCCTGTGCACAGTCGCGGCACTCAACGAGCAGGTCGTCACAGCGATTTTCTCGGATAGGCTTTGCATGATGGCCCTGGGCACGAGCGACTCCGTGATCTACATGTTCGAGCTAAATTTGATTGTTTCCCGGTCGAATGGGTCGGAGGTGGACGAGGTGGGGATGGATCCCTCCAACTCGGATGATCAGTTCACGCTGCGGGGGCTGGAAGGGCCACTCTATGACGGCGCATTTTGtcaaaaatgtaaatatttcgtcagctgcgCGGTGGACTTCACCGTGCGGCTGTGGTGTCTGAGCTCCCGATGCATCCTGTTCAACTATATCGGCCACTCGTGGCCCATCCGCAGCGTGGTGTTCACAGCAAATGGCCTTTTTGCCACCGCTTCGCACAGTGGCATTGTGACAATCAGCAAAATGGACAGCATCAAGCCCTACCGCCAGTTCTCTGCGGCCAACAACGAACCCCTTACGGCCTGCCTGCTCCATCCTGCTGCATACACGTATTACTGTATTGTTGGTTGCCTCAACGGCGCCATTCGCATTTGGGACTATGCTGGTCAGTGTTTCGAGTGGCGAGTCTTCCGCGGCCACAAGTCGGCTGTCACCGTCTTGGCTCTCTCGAACTGCACTTTCTACCTAGCCTCGGGTGACGCCAGCCACATAACCCTGGTCTGGGACGTTAGATATCAGTGGGTGATCCGCTCCCTGGGCCAACACTTGGGACCCATACGCTCGATCGACTTTTCCCTTGACAATAACCTGCTGGTGATCGGGGCCGGGGATAAGTATCGGCAGCTGAGCATCTGGGACTTTAAGAGTCTCAAGCAGGCTGAGCCCCAGAAGAAGGCCTGCAATGTTAGCCCTTTAAGCAATGAGCATCTGCTGGTATTCTCGCATGTCAACGTGGCGGCACCCATCGCCAAGATTCGCTTCATCACCTACGATATCCTGATGGGTGTTTGCGTAGATATCCCACATGTCCCTTGGCGGAATCGGTCACAGATAAGCTGGATTGACAGGAAATGCCAAATGAATGCCTTTCTCAATCAAAAGATAGCGAATTAA
- the LOC26533476 gene encoding transcription initiation factor TFIID subunit 5-like isoform X1, with the protein MNHPEINFVLKQNQRPTSGPMEGAQKESPKANIFLCTVAALNEQVVTAIFSDRLCMMALGTSDSVIYMFELNLIVSRSNGSEVDEVGMDPSNSDDQFTLRGLEGPLYDGAFCQKCKYFVSCAVDFTVRLWCLSSRCILFNYIGHSWPIRSVVFTANGLFATASHSGIVTISKMDSIKPYRQFSAANNEPLTACLLHPAAYTYYCIVGCLNGAIRIWDYAGQCFEWRVFRGHKSAVTVLALSNCTFYLASGDASHITLVWDVRYQWVIRSLGQHLGPIRSIDFSLDNNLLVIGAGDKYRQLSIWDFKSLKQAEPQKKACNVSPLSNEHLLVFSHVNVAAPIAKIRFITYDILMGVCVDIPHVPWRNRSQISWIDRKCQMNAFLNQKIAN; encoded by the exons ATGAACCATCCAGAGATCAAT TTCGTCTTAAAGCAAAATCAAAGGCCCACATCCGGACCAATGGAGGGAGCCCAGAAGGAGAGCCCGAAGGCCAACATTTTCCTGTGCACAGTCGCGGCACTCAACGAGCAGGTCGTCACAGCGATTTTCTCGGATAGGCTTTGCATGATGGCCCTGGGCACGAGCGACTCCGTGATCTACATGTTCGAGCTAAATTTGATTGTTTCCCGGTCGAATGGGTCGGAGGTGGACGAGGTGGGGATGGATCCCTCCAACTCGGATGATCAGTTCACGCTGCGGGGGCTGGAAGGGCCACTCTATGACGGCGCATTTTGtcaaaaatgtaaatatttcgtcagctgcgCGGTGGACTTCACCGTGCGGCTGTGGTGTCTGAGCTCCCGATGCATCCTGTTCAACTATATCGGCCACTCGTGGCCCATCCGCAGCGTGGTGTTCACAGCAAATGGCCTTTTTGCCACCGCTTCGCACAGTGGCATTGTGACAATCAGCAAAATGGACAGCATCAAGCCCTACCGCCAGTTCTCTGCGGCCAACAACGAACCCCTTACGGCCTGCCTGCTCCATCCTGCTGCATACACGTATTACTGTATTGTTGGTTGCCTCAACGGCGCCATTCGCATTTGGGACTATGCTGGTCAGTGTTTCGAGTGGCGAGTCTTCCGCGGCCACAAGTCGGCTGTCACCGTCTTGGCTCTCTCGAACTGCACTTTCTACCTAGCCTCGGGTGACGCCAGCCACATAACCCTGGTCTGGGACGTTAGATATCAGTGGGTGATCCGCTCCCTGGGCCAACACTTGGGACCCATACGCTCGATCGACTTTTCCCTTGACAATAACCTGCTGGTGATCGGGGCCGGGGATAAGTATCGGCAGCTGAGCATCTGGGACTTTAAGAGTCTCAAGCAGGCTGAGCCCCAGAAGAAGGCCTGCAATGTTAGCCCTTTAAGCAATGAGCATCTGCTGGTATTCTCGCATGTCAACGTGGCGGCACCCATCGCCAAGATTCGCTTCATCACCTACGATATCCTGATGGGTGTTTGCGTAGATATCCCACATGTCCCTTGGCGGAATCGGTCACAGATAAGCTGGATTGACAGGAAATGCCAAATGAATGCCTTTCTCAATCAAAAGATAGCGAATTAA